TGAAGTCGCAATGCGATTCAGGACCACATATGAAAGTGATCTGGGTCTGATTTGAAAAACTGATTTGTCCTGTTCGGACTGTCATAAGAAAATCAAAAATGGTTTACATTTGGGCCAAAAACTCAGACTTTGGGCCAGTTTCGCCTGCAGTATGAACGTAGCCCAAGTGCCTTACCTTTTTTCTAAATTTGTGTCAACTTTTATTTGGTGTTTGAATTAAGAGACACATAAGTGCAAAAACAATACTGGGTTACATAAATATGTTACAACACTCCACAGTCTCCCCTATATTCATGATATAAGAATTTCACAATGACCTGACAGTATAACACTGTTCCTATGTAACAATGTTCTGGTGTGAGGAACCACACGATACAAACGTAGACATATGCGTAAACAAATGCTTTTCTAGTTCTTGGTTAACAGTTTGGTTTAGAGTTATTGGGTTTGATGTGAAGAAGTTTAACCTTGGCCTGTCGCAAAGTTCAACCTGCATCTAATACTTTCCTTCCATCTCAAATGCTTGATAATAAATggacaaattaatacaatttCTTAACCATAATCTCGCCAAAAATAGCCATTTCTTTGGTAGATAAGACACGTTTGAAAAGTTTTGGATGAGTAACTTCAGATGGTGGTCTCCTGATCAGGATTTTCGATGCATTTTACGATAGCAGATGGGGCATTCGCACTACCATTAGTGGCTACACCAGTGCCATCCTGATTGGAAGCtttcagttgttgttttaaatccAGTTTCTTTTGACGATGAGACAGTCTGTTGTACAGGAGCCCCCATATCAGGTAGGATACACTGTACAGGCCATAAATAAGACCCAGGAAAGTATTTCtgtattgcaaaaaaaaaaaaagataacttTTGTTATCTTATTTTATATTGCgtaaaataatgtgtttccTGTCTGTATCTGTACGTGGTACACCAATGCTATCTCAAGGcagtttgtatgtattttatgaggtggctaattcatattaattcatacactgtaaaacccgaAAAATTCAGAGTACtcaaaaattttcaaaaaatccaaaatcaaacattttaagtaaagaaaacctaaaaaaattaagttagtccaaacttaaaaatttacgtttcattttgtttaatatttaagtaaattatacataaatctACTGTTTATTATAAGGACTGTGTACCATATATTTTTGTATACTGTACGTAAAACTTTTTACCATTTAATTTTTGTTCACAAGTCACAGAAACAGAACATGTGAAAATTTAAGAGCAATAAAAGTATGTTGAGACTGAGCTCAGTGCTGACTTTCACACAGTCATAGTTAACATGGTAAAGCAACAAATATTCGACCTACAGCCTAAGCACAGGCACTACACTTCTGAACAATGAtaagcacaaaacaaaaaaataccaAACTCTTCTAAATCTCCAACATAATTGAATGTTTAACACTATTGAGTCTTTCTATTTATTGAAAATCACACAAAATatcacttaatttaaaaaaattctctcGTATTGCGGGCtaatgcaaagcatgctgggaactggaaCCTCCTCAACCAATCgtgttgatttaactttaaactgGAGTAAATTTGCAGTGCCAGACTCTTTCATAGCTTACCTGACTCATTTTACTTGAGTTTGTGGAACTTAAAATGGTGAACATTTTTAACAGGGTTGAGTTTAGTTCACTCTTTTTAAATAAGTAGATTGTACTATTCAGGTTTACATTGTACGACCGCATGAGAAGATTTTGTGTAATCacatttgcttttgcccctgtgacgcTGGAGTTAGGGGTGGAGTTTCTTTATGGTTTTTTATGATTCACTTCATGCttattaatacgaattagccaactcttAAAATACATACGAATTCTAGTGAGATCGTGCTGGATAGACTgttagaaataaaggtacaaaagatgACACTAGGAAGGTACCCACTAGGTAAGGCTGTAGCATTTAGGTAAAAATAGGTCTCTGAGGTACCAGTATATCCGCCTGAGGTACTAATAACActaaaggtgtactttttgaaagggtaccgccccgtGACAGCTTTGCTATCTTTATTttgaaagtgttttttttttgttattcaaAGACAATGTCATACAGTTATTAAGTGTTTTCATGCTTGTCTCAATAAGTTTGCAATGAatatttaattgtttaaaaaatccTTGTATTTTCACTAACCTGAAAGCATCCGAGTCATAAATGCGGCACGCCCCTTGACCTCCGCATCTTTTTATGCCCCATTTCAGACACGTTCTGTCAATCAGGGCTCCGAAATAAATGGGAGGGGGGATTCCACCTAGAAAAGTTTCTCATATCAGCTACAACATTCTGGTATTTAAAAGCTAGTGTTGAAAACAATTACAAAGTAAATCCTCTTACCCAGAGTCCGAACAATCAAAGTCTGTATTCCAAGAGCCAAAGACTTTAGTTCGGGGTTTATTGATCTAAAAAAAGTATAGTCATGagaacatgcatttatttaacttaACAAAAAAATCAAGATAGCTATTCTATTTCAAAAGTTGGTTTAAATTCATTGGTCATGGTTGTGAAATATCGTCAGTGTATCTGTGTACTAAGGGTTTCATTGTTCACTGTTTATTGTTCATGTCCATGTTTCTTGTTTTGACCATTGTGCCTGTTTCATTGGATTCCTGTTTTCGAGATTAACCTTTTGTCTTTTGCCTGGTTGGACTGTTTTTGGTTTTTTGAATGTACAGTATCTGCCTGCCTTTCATTCACCCTTTATTGCCTGCTGATTTGAAATGTTtgctgtgttgtttttaataaactttctgcaCTTGGATTCTACACCGCATCTCCCCCTCATTACAGCTATGGTacacttataaaaataaaggtgctacttCTTCACAGTGATGGAGAGACATTTTCCTCCTACAttcccatacagcaaaaaattatattttctaatgtaattttatatatatttaaaaatatacaaaaatgtccaaaaaataaatttattgtTAAATATATGTCAAAGCTTTTAAATCCATGTCCCATAAAAgaaaatttttgttttatagaccgtttcagcagtaacaacataaacaagcggctgtcgcggtccgcacataacttccggtaaactccgctaagaataaataacaacaaagttctttaaacatagtttatctatataacaagcaaacaaaacaacacatatattacctaggaaaccaaaacatttgttattttcgacgaggcatttgttcaagagatcagtttagcaactagtcagaccattaaaaaaacgaaaccggaagtaaggttcggatccagacgtgtatcacgtgcgtccgatgaaaccgtctatacatattttataaactttttttggccaggaaaaatatatttttgctatattggatgtaaaattagaaatgtattcaTTGTCCCTGAAATATGTAACGAATAACTGACGActggccgttgaattattcgaaaaataatgcacacccataggtgtgcattattttttaatacttcaacggcctggagtcaattattccgcttatacttagaaaataaattaaaataaatgttatataGATACACTATATAGACTAAAGTATTTGGACATTCCCTTCTATTAAACATATGTATCTATTCCAGTAATTCCCAATCAAGACAAATATTAATGCTATACCACATAAGTCCAAAGGTGTTAATTTGGGTTCAGGTTTGGACTTTATCCAGACCAGTAAAGTTCTTCCACACTAGACTGAAGCAAACCTTGCTTTGCGCGTAGGGGCATTGTTATGTCAGAAAGGACTATGACAAAACTTTTGCTAAAAATGAAAAGTATCCGAACCTGTTGATTAGAAGTGGTTGtcccaatactttttttcatTTAGTGTATGTTGTTGCAATGTTGTGTACATTTATTACCTGAGTAAAATGATGTAACTTGGTGTGGCTCCACAGGCAGAGACAAAGGCACCTATAACTGACACACCCATGTAGATTTTAAACATGAAGTCGCAGTCTGCCTTGCGGGAGCATTGGCCCAACACTGCTGACATGTTTGCATAGGTAAGAGGTGACTCTCGAATACAGGTGCAGTTGTGAAAAACCTATAAAAAGAGTGAGACTGTTAGCTATCAAGCAAGTACCTGTTTTAGATATTCACAATGTAGAAAAACAAATGTCGTCTAAGTCCTGGTAATTATCCTGTGCCTTGTTCTTATTGTTTCTTAACCAATTAAAAtactttataaaacattaattttaaaacacaaattcaACTATCTTAACCTTTAATCCTTTGTTAAAGGTTATAACCGCTATACTGTAAGAACAGATGTACATACTATACCATCACACGGGTCACATAAGGAAGGGTATGTCCGGAAAGGTATGGATAGCTTACCATGTCCTTTCCGATCCCAGTAGAGGTCTGGCAGCCAGCAAGGCAGGGGGAGGCATAGGTGAGGCCATTGGAGGAACAGATAGGATCCCAGTGCTTGAGAGAACAGGAACAGCCCACATTACACTGAGAGATCAGAGTATTCTGCTGGTAGGACAGCGCTGGAGTTCTGTCACAAATACATTGTTAGGTCTATTAACCTCTAAGTCGctacacaaaatcaacacaatgCATTTAGGAAGGTTATAGTTACCCCGCATAGGACACTGTAAGTCCAGCAACCTGTGAATTGTCACACTTCAGGAAATATTGTACCAGCAGAGAACAAAAGGCAAGAAGCGATGCACCGATGGCGATCTTGGCCGCTCCaagaacatttattttgtacctTTTCATTATAAAACCTCCTGTGATAATTCCTAAGGCAACAGCTGGTAGATTCATTATGCCTGGCAAGACAAAAGATGATTTTTTTCAGACAAGAATTCAGGTATATTTGTGGTAGAATTATAGTTTTGTTAATCGTAGTTTTGGATTGATAGTTTTGCAGCTTAATTTGCTATTACAAGCCTGGGGAAATAACAAGGTGCATTTTAGATTTACAGCTCATGTTTCTACAATTATACAGCTTACAATAATCAAATAATTTCTACCTGTATCCCAATTCAGGTAACAGGGTAGACATCCATAGTAAAATGTATTGTTACATGTAGTTACGTTCCTGGATTCTGATCCTTTTTAACAATATATAtaagcaataaggtacaaaGTATTTTTACTAGGGCCGTCaatcgattaaaatatttaatctagaatAATCGCattgtcatgagttaactcgtgATTAACCACGCATTTTTTCTGTTCTAAATTTACCTaaatttaacacttttcaagttCTTAAAACTCTTTATAGCAATGCATATAACTAAAGAAAGGTTGTTTTAGCACTTTGTACTGGAGTGAATGGGGATACATGAGTACCAAACTTAAATGGGAAATCCCCAAATTGCAGGTAGAAGTTTGTAGGCGAGTTTCTCATAAATTGTATTCATGATTTTGcagcatccactcacaaaagttttgatatatttatggtaggaaatttacaaaatatattcatgaaacatgatctttaaaattgactgttggtattaaaaaaattataaattttttgctttttctacaaatatacccatgcgatTTATGATTTTTGTGGTCATCTTCTTGTTTAGAAGACCTCACTATAAATCATAGACAACACCAAACAGGAAATCACAACTGGAAGTAACTGTGAAAAGGGTAAACCCACCTATCAGAAAGATTGCTCTTGATGCTGATTGGCCATAGATTTGCTCCATGAACTTTGGCTTAAACGTGATCATTCCTATAAAACCATTCACTTGCACTAAAGATGTGCATATGATGAGGATGTAAACTGAGTTGCTGAAGAGTTTCTTCAACGATGGCAGAAAATCTAGAAAATATCAAGAATTTAGTAGTATGACAGAGTCATTACTATCAAAAATataggtacaaagctgtcactggggcagtaccctttaaaaaggtcctaatatgtaccatttaggtacaaatatgtaccttttaaatgtacatattggcagttcaaagtactaatatgcactctttgggtacaaaggtgtaccttttgaaagggtactttcccagtgacaactttttgacctttatttctgagagtgtacactTGCAAACAAATCATATAAAGTACCTTTAGCCATAGCCATCATGGAGACCTCAGGTGGTTTGGAACTGTCTTTGTTGTTGTCGGGAACGAAAGTGTCCTGTTCACCCTCCTGagcatttgattttttttcaggTTCAGTCTCGCCCTGCTTAACAAGAGACTTGGGAAGAAACCAGAAGGGAATTCCGGCGAGTAACATCACCACACCTGTTATCAAAAAACCCAGCCACCAGGCGCCAACCCAACGCGAGTCCTTATAGCTGATAGTGATGGAATCTAGTAAAGAAAGAAGATATACAATTTAAAGCATTTGAACACTTAGGTCTCCTTTTGAAATCACATCCTTATTGTGGCATAAACTGTGATTAATCACATGCatattgtaaaaataatttttgttaaactttttttgtcatcatttactataTGCCACAATGTAAGCATGTTTGTTTTCTAGAAATTTAACCCACAACCTTGGTTCTGCTAACAAAATGCTCCACTGACTGAACTACACATTTTTGGTGAAATGTTTTGTGTTGAAAAATGTGTCCTGCTAGCCATTGTCTTT
The Paramisgurnus dabryanus chromosome 1, PD_genome_1.1, whole genome shotgun sequence genome window above contains:
- the slco1d1 gene encoding solute carrier organic anion transporter family, member 1D1, encoding MTVWLLIRLNVITSNDKALPVSKVSSSSIHFEGNRHTAQGIMSVEKKAREPCCSKLKMFLVAMSVVYFAKAFQGSYMKSSITQIERRFDIPSSLIGFIDGSFEIGNLLVIAFVSYFGAKLHRPRLIGVGCLIMALGSLITAMPHFFQGLYKYETTISHSTTNGTESALPCLANGSLTGDNEPPTAESQAECEKAAGSSLWVYVFLGNMLRGIGETPVMPLGLSYLDDFSKEENTAFYLACIQTVGIIGPMFGFMLGSFCAKLYVDIGAVDLDSITISYKDSRWVGAWWLGFLITGVVMLLAGIPFWFLPKSLVKQGETEPEKKSNAQEGEQDTFVPDNNKDSSKPPEVSMMAMAKDFLPSLKKLFSNSVYILIICTSLVQVNGFIGMITFKPKFMEQIYGQSASRAIFLIGIMNLPAVALGIITGGFIMKRYKINVLGAAKIAIGASLLAFCSLLVQYFLKCDNSQVAGLTVSYAGTPALSYQQNTLISQCNVGCSCSLKHWDPICSSNGLTYASPCLAGCQTSTGIGKDMVFHNCTCIRESPLTYANMSAVLGQCSRKADCDFMFKIYMGVSVIGAFVSACGATPSYIILLRSINPELKSLALGIQTLIVRTLGGIPPPIYFGALIDRTCLKWGIKRCGGQGACRIYDSDAFRNTFLGLIYGLYSVSYLIWGLLYNRLSHRQKKLDLKQQLKASNQDGTGVATNGSANAPSAIVKCIENPDQETTI